From a single Ornithorhynchus anatinus isolate Pmale09 chromosome 4, mOrnAna1.pri.v4, whole genome shotgun sequence genomic region:
- the RNF139 gene encoding E3 ubiquitin-protein ligase RNF139 isoform X1: MAAVRAAPRRGRAAEVALRVPCLFIIDAIFNSQHDPLQGRLDVGLHVLLRLLGVFGSSVVLTLSRRSLFKFYMSTSAFLLAASSVLVNYYASLHIDFHGAYNTSAFGIELLPRRGPSLWMALVALQLTFGIGYVTLLQIQSLYSQLIIFDLLVPVIGLVTELPVQVREVLVFLSALVLTLYTAVLLALKVKWLYYSTRYVYLLVRHMYRIYGLQLLIEDTWKRIRFPDVLRVFWLTRVAAQAVVLIYLVRVAESEAEGRASFISWDHFWELACSLVISGCDSTLTVLGMSAVISSVAHYLGLGILAFIGSTEEDDRRLGFVAPVLFFILALQTGLSGLKPEERLVRLSRNMCLLLTAVLHFIHGMTDPVLMSLSASHVSSYRRHFPVLFVSSCLFVLPVLLSCVLWHHYALNTWLFAVTAFCVELCLKVIISLTVYTLFMIDGYYSVLWEKLDDYVYYVRSTGNIIEFIFGVVMFGNGAYTMAFESGSKIRAFMMCLHAYFNIYLQARNGWKTFINRRTAVKKINSLPEITGDRLDDIDDVCAICYHEFTVSARITPCNHYFHALCLRKWLYIQDTCPMCHQKVYIDDAKEQAGFSNNNGFVAPDENLGQAAREAAAGSDSELNEDDSTDGDDPGVFRPPGPPTPGEFFNDND, encoded by the exons ATGGCGGCGGTGCGGGCGgccccgcggcgggggcgggcggcggaggtggCGCTGCGGGTGCCCTGCCTCTTCATCATCGACGCCATCTTCAACTCCCAGCACGACCCCCTGCAGGGCCGCCTGGACGTCGGCCTCCacgtcctcctccgcctcctcg GCGTATTTGGGTCCAGCGTGGTCCTGACCTTATCGCGGCGATCGCTTTTCAAGTTCTACATGTCCACCTCGGCCTTTCTCCTAGCTGCATCTTCCGTGTTAGTGAATTACTACGCCTCTTTGCACATCGACTTCCACGGTGCCTACAACACTTCGGCGTTTGGGATCGAGCTCCTTCCTCGCAGAGGGCCCTCCCTATGGATGGCCCTGGTGGCTCTCCAGCTGACCTTTGGGATCggctacgtcacgctgcttcagatTCAGTCGTTGTACTCGCAGCTGATCATCTTCGACCTCTTGGTGCCCGTGATCGGGCTGGTCACGGAGTTACCGGTCCAGGTCAGGGAAGTCTTGGTTTTCCTGTCAGCCCTCGTGCTGACGCTGTACACCGCCGTCCTGCTGGCTCTGAAGGTCAAGTGGCTGTATTATTCCACCCGCTACGTCTACCTTTTGGTAAGGCACATGTACCGCATTTACGGATTACAACTCTTGATCGAGGACACGTGGAAGAGGATCCGCTTCCCGGACGTGCTCCGCGTCTTCTGGCTAACCAGAGTGGCGGCCCAGGCCGTGGTGCTGATCTACCTGGTCAGGGTGGCGGAGAGCGAGGCCGAAGGCAGGGCCTCCTTCATTTCCTGGGATCACTTCTGGGAGCTGGCCTGCAGCCTGGTCATCAGCGGCTGCGACTCGACGTTGACCGTGCTGGGCATGAGCGCCGTCATCTCCTCCGTCGCCCACTACCTGGGGCTGGGCATCCTGGCCTTCATCGGGTCGACGGAGGAAGACGACCGGCGGCTGGGCTTCGTCGCGCCCGTTCTCTTCTTCATCCTGGCCTTGCAGACCGGACTGAGCGGGCTAAAGCCCGAGGAGAGACTGGTCCGCCTGAGCCGGAACATGTGCCTTCTCTTGACCGCCGTCCTGCATTTCATCCACGGGATGACCGACCCCGTCCTGATGTCCCTCAGTGCCTCGCACGTGTCGTCCTACCGGAGGCACTTCCCCGTGCTctttgtctcctcctgcctcttcgtCCTCCCGGTCCTGCTCAGCTGCGTCCTCTGGCACCACTACGCCCTCAACACCTGGCTCTTCGCGGTGACGGCGTTCTGCGTGGAGCTCTGCCTGAAGGTCATCATCTCCCTCACGGTCTACACCCTCTTCATGATCGACGGCTACTACAGCGTCCTCTGGGAGAAGCTGGACGACTACGTCTACTACGTCCGCTCGACGGGCAACATCATCGAATTCATATTCGGAGTGGTGATGTTCGGGAACGGGGCTTACACCATGGCGTTCGAGTCCGGGAGTAAAATCCGGGCGTTCATGATGTGCCTCCACGCCTATTTCAACATCTACTTACAGGCCAGGAACGGCTGGAAGACTTTCATAAACCGCAGGACCGCGGTGAagaagataaattccctgcccgaaATCACAGGGGACCGCCTCGACGACATAGATGACGTCTGCGCCATCTGCTACCACGAGTTCACGGTCTCCGCCCGGATCACGCCCTGCAATCATTACTTCCACGCGCTCTGCCTCCGCAAATGGCTGTACATCCAGGACACTTGCCCCATGTGCCACCAGAAAGTGTACATCGACGACGCCAAGGAGCAGGCCGGCTTCTCCAACAACAACGGGTTCGTCGCACCCGACGAGAACCTCGGCCAGGCGGCCAGGGAGGCGGCCGCCGGCTCCGACAGCGAACTCAACGAAGACGACAGCACCGACGGCGACGACCCCGGAGTcttccggcccccgggcccgccgacCCCGGGAGAGTTCTTTAACGATAACGACTGA
- the RNF139 gene encoding E3 ubiquitin-protein ligase RNF139 isoform X2, with the protein MSTSAFLLAASSVLVNYYASLHIDFHGAYNTSAFGIELLPRRGPSLWMALVALQLTFGIGYVTLLQIQSLYSQLIIFDLLVPVIGLVTELPVQVREVLVFLSALVLTLYTAVLLALKVKWLYYSTRYVYLLVRHMYRIYGLQLLIEDTWKRIRFPDVLRVFWLTRVAAQAVVLIYLVRVAESEAEGRASFISWDHFWELACSLVISGCDSTLTVLGMSAVISSVAHYLGLGILAFIGSTEEDDRRLGFVAPVLFFILALQTGLSGLKPEERLVRLSRNMCLLLTAVLHFIHGMTDPVLMSLSASHVSSYRRHFPVLFVSSCLFVLPVLLSCVLWHHYALNTWLFAVTAFCVELCLKVIISLTVYTLFMIDGYYSVLWEKLDDYVYYVRSTGNIIEFIFGVVMFGNGAYTMAFESGSKIRAFMMCLHAYFNIYLQARNGWKTFINRRTAVKKINSLPEITGDRLDDIDDVCAICYHEFTVSARITPCNHYFHALCLRKWLYIQDTCPMCHQKVYIDDAKEQAGFSNNNGFVAPDENLGQAAREAAAGSDSELNEDDSTDGDDPGVFRPPGPPTPGEFFNDND; encoded by the coding sequence ATGTCCACCTCGGCCTTTCTCCTAGCTGCATCTTCCGTGTTAGTGAATTACTACGCCTCTTTGCACATCGACTTCCACGGTGCCTACAACACTTCGGCGTTTGGGATCGAGCTCCTTCCTCGCAGAGGGCCCTCCCTATGGATGGCCCTGGTGGCTCTCCAGCTGACCTTTGGGATCggctacgtcacgctgcttcagatTCAGTCGTTGTACTCGCAGCTGATCATCTTCGACCTCTTGGTGCCCGTGATCGGGCTGGTCACGGAGTTACCGGTCCAGGTCAGGGAAGTCTTGGTTTTCCTGTCAGCCCTCGTGCTGACGCTGTACACCGCCGTCCTGCTGGCTCTGAAGGTCAAGTGGCTGTATTATTCCACCCGCTACGTCTACCTTTTGGTAAGGCACATGTACCGCATTTACGGATTACAACTCTTGATCGAGGACACGTGGAAGAGGATCCGCTTCCCGGACGTGCTCCGCGTCTTCTGGCTAACCAGAGTGGCGGCCCAGGCCGTGGTGCTGATCTACCTGGTCAGGGTGGCGGAGAGCGAGGCCGAAGGCAGGGCCTCCTTCATTTCCTGGGATCACTTCTGGGAGCTGGCCTGCAGCCTGGTCATCAGCGGCTGCGACTCGACGTTGACCGTGCTGGGCATGAGCGCCGTCATCTCCTCCGTCGCCCACTACCTGGGGCTGGGCATCCTGGCCTTCATCGGGTCGACGGAGGAAGACGACCGGCGGCTGGGCTTCGTCGCGCCCGTTCTCTTCTTCATCCTGGCCTTGCAGACCGGACTGAGCGGGCTAAAGCCCGAGGAGAGACTGGTCCGCCTGAGCCGGAACATGTGCCTTCTCTTGACCGCCGTCCTGCATTTCATCCACGGGATGACCGACCCCGTCCTGATGTCCCTCAGTGCCTCGCACGTGTCGTCCTACCGGAGGCACTTCCCCGTGCTctttgtctcctcctgcctcttcgtCCTCCCGGTCCTGCTCAGCTGCGTCCTCTGGCACCACTACGCCCTCAACACCTGGCTCTTCGCGGTGACGGCGTTCTGCGTGGAGCTCTGCCTGAAGGTCATCATCTCCCTCACGGTCTACACCCTCTTCATGATCGACGGCTACTACAGCGTCCTCTGGGAGAAGCTGGACGACTACGTCTACTACGTCCGCTCGACGGGCAACATCATCGAATTCATATTCGGAGTGGTGATGTTCGGGAACGGGGCTTACACCATGGCGTTCGAGTCCGGGAGTAAAATCCGGGCGTTCATGATGTGCCTCCACGCCTATTTCAACATCTACTTACAGGCCAGGAACGGCTGGAAGACTTTCATAAACCGCAGGACCGCGGTGAagaagataaattccctgcccgaaATCACAGGGGACCGCCTCGACGACATAGATGACGTCTGCGCCATCTGCTACCACGAGTTCACGGTCTCCGCCCGGATCACGCCCTGCAATCATTACTTCCACGCGCTCTGCCTCCGCAAATGGCTGTACATCCAGGACACTTGCCCCATGTGCCACCAGAAAGTGTACATCGACGACGCCAAGGAGCAGGCCGGCTTCTCCAACAACAACGGGTTCGTCGCACCCGACGAGAACCTCGGCCAGGCGGCCAGGGAGGCGGCCGCCGGCTCCGACAGCGAACTCAACGAAGACGACAGCACCGACGGCGACGACCCCGGAGTcttccggcccccgggcccgccgacCCCGGGAGAGTTCTTTAACGATAACGACTGA